The Halomonas sp. HAL1 genome segment CCAGACTCGCGTTTGATCGAGCAGCAGCAAAGCGTTCCGACGCTTGACGACAGGCCTGCAGGCGTGGATAATGCCGCGCCAGTGCTAGAGGAAAGCAGCGACTAAGTAGTGGGTGAATTGACTGCGTAGTTGAAGATTTAACCGCTGTGATTTTGTAGTCTCTCCTGATGCCGAAGTGGTGGAATTGGTAGACACGCTATCTTGAGGGGGTAGTGACCGTATGGTCGTGCGGGTTCAAGTCCCGCCTTCGGCACCATCTGTTTTGCTGGCTCGCCAGCTTCCCAGAATGTCTTTTTGGGTTGTTAAAATGAGAACATCACATTTAGCAGCTAAAATGAAAGACAGCTTCAAGTAAAGTGTTCTTGAAGCAAGTAGTTGTTGACGTAAGTAGCTTTAGTGTCTATTATCGTCGACCTAGATTGATGCGGGGTGGAGCAGTCTGGTAGCTCGTCGGGCTCATAACCCGAAGGTCATCGGTTCAAATCCGGTCCCCGCTACCATTTTCTAGTAGCATGTTTGAAAAGTTGTTTTCTCTATTACTATAGATTGAAAATAGCTTCTATCAGGTAAATCCTGGGGCGTGTTGCTGAAACGGTACTTGAAGATAGTACTGAAGAATTAGTACTTAAGGTTTCTTTTAAAAAGCCCCTTCCAGTGAAGGGGCTTTTTGTTAGCAGCTTTTGGTTAGCAAGAGCATTGGGCTAGCGCCCGCTTGTCGCTAATATGAGTAATCTTAATAGCGGATGCGTCCGGATAACCGGGAGCACATTTCCGAGTAACGCCAATCAGCCACCTAGCTTTTCTAATAACTCCTGGCCAGGTGCCTGATGCAACGGCTATAGGAGCTTTGTCTGTGGCCACTAAACACGCTGCGCTTCACGCGCTGATCGAACCTGTTGTTGCTGCCATGGGCTTTGAGCTATGGGGCATCGACCATCTTTCCCAGGGCAAAAATTCGCGGCTTGTGATCTATATCGAGCGCGAGAGTGGCGTTAGCGTGGAAGACTGCGCAGATATTAGCCGCCAAGTCAGTGCTGTTATGGATGTGGAAGACCCCATTGCCGGTGAGTATCGGTTGGAAGTCTCCTCGCCAGGCATGGCACGTCCCTTGTATTCCCTGGATCAGTTTACCCGCTTTCAAGGTCATCACGTCGCGCTCAAGCTGCGCACTGCCTTTGACGGGCGGCGCAAGTATCAAGGGCTTCTGGTCGGTGTTGAGGGGGATGAAGTACTCATTCAACTGGATGGCGAAGAGTATTGCTTTCCTATTGAGAGTATTGATTCTGCTCACATTGTACCGCAGTTCGACGATTAACCGAGTGGCGGCGCTGCCGGCAGGCTGCCGGGGTGATGCACATAAGGATAGGTTTTCTGGCGAGGCATACGCATGAGTAAAGAAATTTTAATGGTCGTTGACGCGATCTCCAATGAGAAGGGCGTCCCACGTGATGTCATCTT includes the following:
- the rimP gene encoding ribosome maturation factor RimP; this encodes MATKHAALHALIEPVVAAMGFELWGIDHLSQGKNSRLVIYIERESGVSVEDCADISRQVSAVMDVEDPIAGEYRLEVSSPGMARPLYSLDQFTRFQGHHVALKLRTAFDGRRKYQGLLVGVEGDEVLIQLDGEEYCFPIESIDSAHIVPQFDD